The Muricauda sp. SCSIO 65647 genome includes a region encoding these proteins:
- a CDS encoding DNA-directed RNA polymerase subunit alpha encodes MALLNFQKPDKVIMIDSTDFEGKFEFRPLEPGYGLTVGNALRRVLLSSLEGFAITSVRIDGVEHEFSVIPGVVEDVTEIILNLKQVRFKRQIDDVESETVAVSVSGKDQLTAGDFQKFISGYQVLNPDLVICNMDSKVSINLEVIIEKGRGYVPAEENKKSNAPLGTIAVDSVFTPVKNVKYSIENFRVEQKTDYEKLVFEIATDGSIHPKDALTEAAKVLIHHFMLFSDERITLEADEIAQTETYDEESLHMRQLLKTKLVDMDLSVRALNCLKAAEVDTLGDLVSFNKNDLMKFRNFGKKSLTELEELVINKGLQFGMDLSKYKLDKD; translated from the coding sequence ATGGCATTACTTAATTTTCAGAAGCCCGATAAAGTTATAATGATAGACTCAACAGATTTCGAAGGGAAATTCGAATTTCGCCCTTTGGAACCTGGTTATGGTCTTACCGTCGGCAATGCGCTTCGACGGGTGTTACTTTCCTCATTGGAAGGTTTTGCGATTACATCGGTACGAATCGATGGTGTTGAGCACGAGTTTTCGGTAATTCCCGGTGTTGTTGAAGATGTGACCGAAATTATCTTGAACCTGAAACAGGTACGTTTCAAGCGTCAGATAGATGATGTTGAAAGCGAAACGGTAGCTGTTTCCGTTAGTGGAAAAGACCAATTGACCGCCGGTGATTTTCAGAAGTTCATTTCTGGCTATCAAGTATTGAACCCTGACTTGGTCATCTGCAATATGGATTCAAAAGTATCCATCAATCTTGAGGTGATCATTGAAAAGGGCCGGGGTTATGTTCCTGCAGAAGAGAACAAAAAATCGAATGCACCTTTGGGTACCATCGCTGTCGATTCTGTGTTTACCCCTGTAAAGAATGTGAAGTACAGTATCGAAAACTTCAGGGTCGAGCAAAAGACCGACTATGAAAAGTTGGTTTTTGAAATTGCCACTGATGGTTCGATTCACCCTAAAGATGCTTTGACCGAGGCTGCCAAAGTGTTGATTCATCATTTCATGTTGTTCTCTGATGAGCGTATTACCCTTGAGGCCGATGAGATTGCCCAAACAGAGACCTATGATGAAGAATCATTGCATATGCGCCAGTTGTTGAAGACCAAATTGGTCGATATGGATCTTTCTGTCCGAGCCCTTAATTGTTTGAAGGCGGCAGAGGTCGATACGCTGGGTGATTTGGTGTCATTCAATAAAAATGACCTGATGAAGTTCAGAAACTTTGGTAAAAAATCTTTGACCGAGTTGGAAGAGTTGGTTATCAACAAAGGACTCCAATTTGGTATGGATCTGAGCAAATATAAATTGGATAAGGACTAA
- the rplQ gene encoding 50S ribosomal protein L17, which yields MRHGKKFNHLGRTAAHRKAMLANMACSLIEHKRINTTVAKAKALKQFIEPLITKSKGENNQTAEKGMHNRRIVFSNLRNKYAVTELFGTVAEKVGDRPGGYTRIIKLGNRLGDNADMAMIELVDFNELYNAGKPKKKSTRRSRRGGGKKTEAAAPVETQKADDSEE from the coding sequence ATGAGACACGGAAAGAAATTCAATCATTTAGGAAGAACGGCCGCCCATCGAAAGGCGATGTTGGCCAATATGGCATGTTCTCTAATCGAACATAAGCGAATCAATACCACCGTTGCGAAAGCGAAGGCGTTGAAGCAATTCATCGAACCCTTGATTACGAAGTCAAAAGGCGAGAATAATCAAACGGCCGAAAAGGGCATGCATAACCGAAGAATTGTTTTCAGCAATCTACGTAACAAGTACGCCGTGACCGAATTGTTTGGTACGGTGGCAGAAAAAGTAGGTGACCGACCTGGAGGTTATACCCGAATCATTAAATTGGGTAACCGATTGGGTGACAATGCTGATATGGCAATGATAGAACTGGTCGATTTCAACGAGCTTTACAATGCAGGTAAGCCTAAAAAGAAATCAACAAGAAGAAGCAGAAGAGGTGGTGGAAAGAAAACCGAAGCAGCAGCACCTGTTGAAACACAAAAAGCTGATGATTCAGAAGAATAA
- the carA gene encoding glutamine-hydrolyzing carbamoyl-phosphate synthase small subunit: MKYQERKKALVLLEDGTIFYGKAVGDKEGTAYGEVCFNTGMTGYQEIFTDPSYFGQLMVTTNAHIGNYGTHGDEVESDSIKIAGLICKNFSYNYSRPAANRSLEDFLSENNLLAISDVDTRALVSYIRDNGAMNALISTEVDDVAKLKKDLKKVPSMKGLELASKVSTKKPYFYGDEKAKYRISALDIGIKKNILRNLAKRDAYIKVFPYTATIKEMQDFEPDGYFISNGPGDPEPLTEPIDTTKEILKTNKPLFGICLGHQVLALANGVSTYKMHHGHRGINHPILNLMTGKGEITSQNHGFAINREETEANPDLEITHTHLNDQTVAGIKMKYKNVFSVQYHPEASPGPHDADYLFDQFFEAIKASQN; the protein is encoded by the coding sequence ATGAAATACCAAGAAAGAAAAAAAGCACTTGTATTATTGGAAGACGGAACCATCTTTTATGGTAAAGCCGTAGGCGATAAGGAAGGAACGGCCTATGGCGAGGTCTGTTTCAATACAGGCATGACGGGTTACCAAGAAATTTTTACCGACCCTTCGTACTTTGGTCAATTGATGGTCACCACCAATGCCCACATCGGCAACTATGGTACCCATGGTGATGAGGTCGAATCAGATTCCATTAAAATTGCAGGACTGATCTGTAAGAACTTTAGCTATAACTATTCAAGACCTGCCGCCAATAGAAGTTTGGAGGATTTTCTAAGTGAAAACAACCTCTTGGCCATTTCTGATGTCGATACCCGCGCGCTGGTGAGCTATATTCGCGATAATGGCGCCATGAACGCTTTGATTTCAACCGAAGTGGATGATGTGGCAAAATTGAAAAAAGACCTGAAAAAGGTGCCTAGCATGAAGGGGTTGGAGCTTGCCTCAAAAGTTTCCACCAAAAAACCTTATTTCTATGGTGATGAAAAGGCCAAGTACAGAATTTCGGCCCTTGACATCGGTATCAAGAAAAATATTCTCAGAAATTTGGCCAAACGTGATGCATACATAAAGGTGTTCCCATACACTGCCACTATCAAAGAAATGCAAGATTTTGAACCGGACGGGTATTTCATTTCAAACGGGCCCGGTGATCCAGAGCCATTGACAGAACCCATTGATACGACCAAAGAAATATTAAAGACCAACAAGCCCTTGTTCGGTATCTGTCTCGGCCACCAAGTGTTGGCCTTGGCCAATGGCGTATCTACCTATAAAATGCACCATGGGCACCGTGGTATCAATCATCCCATCTTAAATTTAATGACAGGCAAGGGAGAGATTACCTCACAGAACCATGGTTTTGCCATCAATCGTGAAGAAACAGAGGCCAACCCAGATTTGGAAATCACCCATACCCATCTCAATGACCAAACCGTAGCCGGTATCAAGATGAAGTACAAGAACGTGTTTTCGGTGCAATATCACCCAGAGGCCAGCCCTGGGCCACATGATGCCGACTATCTGTTCGACCAGTTCTTTGAAGCTATAAAGGCTAGCCAAAACTAA
- the eno gene encoding phosphopyruvate hydratase translates to MSIIINIHARQILDSRGNPTVEVDVVTENGILGRAAVPSGASTGEHEAVELRDGGKSFMGKGVSKAVDNVNTVIAEELVGVSVFEQNHIDETMIALDGTPNKSKLGANAILGVSLAVAKAAANELGMPLYRYVGGVSANTLPVPMMNIINGGSHSDAPIAFQEFMVMPVKAKDFSHAMQMGTEIFHNLKKVLHGRGLSTAVGDEGGFAPTLDGTEDALDTIAKAVEQAGYKFGDEVMIALDCASAEFYEDGKYDYTKFEGDKGAVRTSAEQAEYLAELCSKYPIISIEDGMDENDWDGWRLLTEKVGDSVQLVGDDLFVTNVERLSRGIENGIANSILIKVNQIGTLSETIAAVNMAKNAGYTSVMSHRSGETEDNTIADLAVALNTGQIKTGSASRSDRMAKYNQLLRIEEELGDVAYYPQEKAFKVK, encoded by the coding sequence ATGAGCATCATTATCAATATCCATGCAAGACAGATTTTAGACTCACGTGGTAATCCTACGGTAGAGGTCGATGTAGTAACGGAAAATGGTATTTTAGGAAGGGCCGCCGTACCATCAGGGGCTTCCACAGGAGAGCACGAGGCCGTTGAACTTCGAGATGGAGGAAAGTCTTTCATGGGCAAGGGTGTTTCAAAAGCGGTCGACAATGTCAATACTGTCATTGCTGAAGAATTGGTAGGGGTCTCGGTTTTTGAACAGAACCATATCGATGAGACCATGATCGCATTGGATGGTACCCCGAACAAATCAAAGTTGGGCGCCAATGCTATTTTAGGCGTTTCACTTGCCGTTGCAAAAGCTGCGGCCAACGAGTTGGGCATGCCCCTTTATCGTTATGTGGGCGGGGTCAGTGCCAATACATTGCCTGTTCCCATGATGAATATCATCAATGGGGGATCCCACTCAGATGCCCCAATTGCTTTTCAAGAATTTATGGTGATGCCCGTAAAGGCAAAAGATTTCAGCCATGCCATGCAGATGGGCACAGAGATATTCCATAATCTGAAAAAAGTATTGCACGGTAGAGGGTTGAGCACTGCTGTCGGTGATGAGGGTGGTTTTGCCCCAACACTTGACGGCACTGAAGATGCACTCGACACCATCGCCAAAGCCGTCGAACAGGCAGGCTACAAATTTGGTGATGAGGTCATGATCGCCTTAGATTGTGCCTCTGCCGAATTCTATGAGGATGGAAAATATGACTACACCAAGTTTGAGGGTGACAAAGGTGCGGTGAGAACCTCGGCAGAACAGGCCGAGTATCTGGCCGAGCTTTGCTCGAAATATCCCATCATCTCCATTGAGGATGGTATGGATGAAAACGATTGGGACGGCTGGAGGCTATTGACGGAAAAAGTAGGCGATAGTGTACAATTGGTGGGCGATGATCTATTTGTGACCAATGTGGAAAGACTTTCGCGAGGTATCGAAAATGGTATTGCCAATTCAATATTGATCAAAGTAAACCAGATAGGTACCTTGAGCGAGACCATTGCTGCAGTGAACATGGCCAAGAATGCGGGCTATACTTCAGTCATGTCGCATCGTTCTGGTGAAACAGAAGACAATACCATCGCCGATTTAGCGGTAGCGTTGAACACGGGCCAAATCAAAACGGGTTCTGCTTCGCGCAGCGACCGTATGGCCAAGTACAACCAACTGCTCCGTATCGAGGAAGAATTGGGCGATGTGGCCTATTATCCGCAAGAGAAGGCGTTCAAGGTGAAGTAA
- a CDS encoding DUF481 domain-containing protein yields the protein MYRLKTLIIVVFVALQAQGQIVNVESLRKVTDTSKWSGNVGVDLSLIKNRNDIFKITNRTHLQYQNKKNLFLVVTNLNFQQLDSSKFVNSGTIHLRYNYKFKPKMAWEFFTQSQYDAISNIDFRGLMGTGPRFKFGTSEEFKFYMGTLVMYEYEKSTETFGTNINRDIRGSAYLSFSLYPSSQVSVVSTTYYQPRLSAFRDYRISSETSLAFEIFKGLGFRSTFSLLFDAFPPSDIPQTQYTWTNGIVYTFD from the coding sequence ATGTATAGATTGAAAACACTCATAATCGTGGTCTTCGTCGCACTACAGGCCCAAGGCCAAATCGTCAATGTAGAGTCGTTGCGAAAGGTGACGGACACCTCTAAATGGTCAGGTAATGTGGGCGTTGACTTAAGTCTTATAAAAAATAGGAACGACATCTTCAAGATCACCAATAGAACACATTTACAGTATCAAAACAAAAAAAATCTGTTCTTGGTGGTCACCAATCTGAATTTTCAACAACTCGATAGCAGTAAATTTGTGAACAGCGGCACCATACATCTACGCTACAACTACAAGTTCAAGCCAAAAATGGCATGGGAGTTTTTTACTCAATCACAATATGACGCGATTTCAAATATTGACTTCAGAGGTCTTATGGGTACCGGTCCAAGATTTAAGTTCGGGACTTCAGAAGAGTTTAAATTTTATATGGGCACATTGGTCATGTACGAGTATGAGAAATCTACGGAGACCTTTGGCACCAATATAAATAGGGATATCAGGGGAAGTGCGTACTTATCTTTCAGTTTGTATCCTTCCAGTCAAGTTTCGGTGGTCAGCACCACTTATTATCAGCCAAGGCTTTCTGCATTTCGTGATTATAGAATTTCAAGTGAGACCTCCCTGGCCTTTGAAATATTTAAAGGATTAGGGTTTAGATCAACCTTTAGTCTACTGTTTGATGCCTTTCCTCCATCAGATATACCCCAAACCCAATACACTTGGACCAACGGGATAGTCTACACTTTTGACTGA
- a CDS encoding DUF2513 domain-containing protein — translation MRRDMLCITEIIRKIEKSEYNGGEAPANFKIKGYSQKTVDYHIQLLKDADFIKTGMNPQNRELPTRLTWKGHEYVLQSLNSTVNVVKEGIDVVEDLM, via the coding sequence ATGAGGAGAGATATGTTGTGCATTACGGAAATCATCCGTAAAATAGAAAAATCAGAATATAACGGTGGGGAAGCCCCGGCCAATTTTAAAATAAAGGGCTATTCGCAAAAGACCGTCGACTACCATATTCAATTGTTGAAAGATGCCGATTTTATCAAAACGGGCATGAACCCCCAAAATAGGGAATTGCCCACACGACTCACTTGGAAAGGCCATGAATACGTGCTGCAATCACTGAACAGTACGGTCAATGTAGTGAAGGAGGGGATCGATGTCGTTGAAGATTTAATGTAA
- a CDS encoding HdeD family acid-resistance protein, with the protein MNTKRKNWWMYLLRGVLFIIIAVLIFRNPLASLMGLTSVIGFLTLLTGIIFVIGSISVRKLYNKWGWTLALGILDILLGGALLFYPALTAPLLVVFIGAWTVAIGMMESGLSLGLKKLRFKKWWVLLIMGIFSILFGGIIIFKPLIGVLSITIFMGMQFLIYGSYLIAKGFQKEEIPTPTPKTIQE; encoded by the coding sequence ATGAATACTAAAAGAAAAAATTGGTGGATGTACCTTTTACGCGGAGTTTTGTTCATCATCATTGCGGTATTGATATTTAGAAATCCGTTGGCCTCGTTGATGGGCCTGACATCGGTAATTGGGTTTTTGACCCTCTTAACGGGTATAATCTTCGTGATTGGAAGCATCAGTGTCAGAAAACTGTACAACAAGTGGGGGTGGACATTGGCATTGGGCATTTTGGATATTCTATTGGGCGGTGCACTGCTGTTCTACCCTGCTTTGACGGCCCCTTTATTGGTGGTCTTTATTGGCGCCTGGACGGTCGCCATAGGTATGATGGAATCTGGTCTTTCTTTGGGACTCAAAAAATTGAGGTTCAAAAAATGGTGGGTACTCCTCATCATGGGCATATTTTCGATTTTATTTGGTGGTATCATCATATTCAAACCTTTGATCGGGGTACTTTCGATAACCATTTTCATGGGTATGCAGTTTCTGATCTACGGAAGTTATTTGATTGCCAAAGGCTTCCAGAAAGAGGAAATACCCACTCCGACACCAAAGACTATTCAAGAATAG
- a CDS encoding DUF4136 domain-containing protein gives MKTRIINWVVVIVPALLLMVSCNSIKNLQTVVEYDKEANFNSYSSYKFLNEVSVSDTHDNYSTENKRTFENSIHEQLKNKGLEETETPDLYINFFVLDSHESKSITRTTYRDQQYGGMTHLDTYIKEYEQGTLIIDIVDASTKNLVWRGLATGVITGKQEDMQKTIDEAVRAIVSKYPPKV, from the coding sequence ATGAAAACAAGAATAATCAATTGGGTGGTGGTCATAGTACCGGCCCTACTGCTGATGGTCAGCTGCAATTCCATCAAAAATTTGCAGACAGTGGTCGAATACGACAAAGAAGCCAACTTCAATTCTTATAGTTCCTATAAGTTTTTAAATGAAGTTTCCGTTTCAGACACACACGATAATTACAGTACCGAGAACAAAAGAACCTTTGAAAACTCAATTCACGAACAATTGAAAAACAAGGGCTTGGAAGAAACCGAAACACCTGACCTGTACATCAACTTTTTCGTGTTGGACAGCCATGAGTCAAAAAGCATCACCAGAACCACGTATCGCGATCAACAATATGGGGGCATGACACACTTAGATACCTACATAAAAGAGTATGAGCAGGGCACTTTGATCATTGACATTGTTGATGCATCAACAAAGAATCTGGTATGGAGGGGCCTTGCCACAGGTGTCATCACTGGCAAGCAAGAAGATATGCAAAAGACCATTGACGAGGCGGTAAGGGCCATTGTGTCAAAATACCCACCAAAAGTTTAA
- a CDS encoding CsbD family protein, which translates to MSEILNGYWNELKGEAQKTWGKLTHNELDQIAGDAKKLEGLLQQRYGHSIEEARKEVAKLQARYDNMASAGEWNQLKGKMQKYWGIITENDADKINGSKTRLVGLLQERLGKSRAQALEEVDHFLKEIS; encoded by the coding sequence ATGAGTGAAATTTTAAATGGGTATTGGAATGAGCTTAAAGGAGAGGCTCAAAAAACATGGGGCAAATTGACCCACAATGAACTTGACCAGATAGCAGGTGATGCCAAGAAACTCGAAGGTCTTCTGCAGCAACGTTACGGCCATTCAATTGAAGAGGCACGAAAGGAAGTAGCCAAACTTCAGGCACGCTATGACAACATGGCCTCTGCCGGAGAATGGAACCAACTTAAAGGAAAAATGCAAAAGTATTGGGGCATCATCACAGAGAACGATGCTGACAAAATCAATGGTAGTAAAACACGATTGGTCGGTCTTTTGCAAGAAAGACTTGGCAAATCAAGGGCACAGGCCCTAGAGGAAGTAGATCATTTTTTGAAGGAAATCTCGTAA